The following coding sequences lie in one Spinacia oleracea cultivar Varoflay chromosome 1, BTI_SOV_V1, whole genome shotgun sequence genomic window:
- the LOC110801946 gene encoding cystinosin homolog: MGSHWNSFPLEIIYQIFGWIAFFSWSISFYPQIILNFRRKSVVGLNFDFVVLNLTKHSTYLIYNATLYFSSVVQKQYRDKYGLDEMIPVAANDVAFSIHAVLLTAFTLFQIFIYEGGNQKVSKISLTLVTVAWCAAAVCVFVALPSHSWLWLITVFNTIQVSMTVIKYIPQAFMNFYRKSTEGFSIGNILLDFLGGVTNYGQMATQSIDQGSWVNFYGNIGKTLLSLVSIFFDLLFMVQHYVLYRSKPIHHPSKVEDEANKEALLKSSDLPTSDLP; this comes from the exons ATGGGGTCACattggaattcatttccgttggAGATCATATACCAGATTTTTGGTTGGATTGCTTTCTTCTCTTGGTCTATTAGCTTTTACCCGCAAATTATCCTCAATTTCCGCCGTAAAAG TGTGGTggggttgaattttgatttcgtgGTGCTGAATTTGACAAAGCATAGTACGTATCTTATATACAACGCTACCCTTTACTTCAGCTCTGTTGTTCAGAAGCAATACCGCGACAAGTATGGCCTTGATGAG ATGATTCCCGTGGCTGCGAACGATGTTGCGTTTTCTATACATGCCGTTTTATTGACAGCATTTACGTTGTTCCAGATCTTTATCTATGAA GGTGGAAACCAGAAAGTGTCGAAGATTTCCCTCACACTTGTTACTGTTGCATGGTGTGCTGCTGCGGTTTGTGTATTTGTTGCTTTGCCAAGCCATTCGTGGCTTTGGCTGATCACTGTCTTCAA CACTATTCAAGTCAGCATGACTGTCATTAAATATATTCCCCAG GCATTTATGAACTTCTACCGGAAAAGCACAGAAGGATTTAGCATAGGAAACATTTTACTTGATTTTCTTGGAGGAGTGACCAACTATGGACAAATGGCTACACAGTCTATCGATCAAG GTTCTTGGGTAAATTTCTATGGAAATATAGGGAAGACATTGCTGTCTCTG GTGTCTATCTTCTTTGATCTCCTGTTTATGGTGCAACACTACGTGCTATATCGCAGTAAGCCAATCCATCATCCTTCTAAGGTTGAAGACGAGGCAAACAAGGAAGCACTCTTGAAAAGCTCTGATCTACCAACATCAGACCTTCCCTAA
- the LOC110801965 gene encoding auxin response factor 18 — MINVMNPSKESMKEVESCLDRQLWHSCAGGMVQMPEINSKVIYFPQGHIEHAQVNTTDLKNYPKIPPLIPCRISGIKYLANQENDEVYAKIRLIPLRKNDFDFNDDDDGFIGSNYDMEGSSEKPASFAKTLTQSDANNGGGFSVPRYCAETIFPRLDYSAEPPVQTILAKDVHGVTWKFRHIYRGTPRRHLLTTGWSNFVNQKKLVAGDSIVFLRSENGDLFVGIRRPKRDILYCGGSSYGGGEGGGCGGGGFGAFLRNDENRMVRSFEGMGSNNSSSSNNEKMRAESVVEAANLAANGRPFEVVYYPRASTPEFFVKTGAVRAAMQVQWCPGMRFKMAFETEDSSRISWFMGTVSSVLVLDPIHWPNSPWRLLQVAWDEPDLLQNVKRVNPWSVESVPNMPPIHMSPFSPPRKKPRLHQVPDQIPFADHLPIPTFPSRLYGPNGSGPGSLFGFAEVVPAGIQGARHANFRQFLSDHIINNKVNYSSLLSNGPDLKFHHGSSFSSKKPIVRENLSSFLTMATTLQEETPKENDTMTPKFMLFGKPILTQQQISESCSSDSAKTGSNSSDHDNCNDTSMNRSSSSGGEFPSLDSDAGRSLSLSGLSSCDGLYKKIAQHVWQGKILEAEQCAL; from the exons ATGATAAATGTGATGAATCCCAGTAAAGAATCCATGAAAGAGGTAGAAAGTTGCTTGGATCGTCAGTTATGGCATTCATGTGCAGGAGGTATGGTCCAAATGCCAGAAATAAACTCCAAAGTTATTTATTTCCCACAAGGTCATATAGAACATGCTCAAGTTAATACTACTGATCTTAAAAATTACCCAAAAATACCCCCATTAATCCCATGTAGAATTTCTGGGATTAAGTATTTAGCTAATCAGGAAAACGATGaagtttatgcaaaaattagATTAATACCTTTAAGAAAgaatgattttgattttaatgatgatgatgatgggttTATTGGGAGTAATTACGACATGGAAGGGTCGTCTGAAAAACCTGCATCATTTGCTAAAACATTAACCCAATCTGATGCTAATAATGGAGGGGGGTTTTCAGTACCGCGTTATTGTGCTGAAACTATTTTTCCTAGGTTGGATTATTCAGCTGAACCCCCAGTTCAGACAATCCTTGCTAAGGATGTTCATGGGGTTACCTGGAAATTTAGGCATATTTACAGGGGTACTCCTAGGAGACATCTTTTAACTACTGGGTGGAGTAATTTTGTCAATCAGAAGAAGCTTGTAGCTGGGGATTCGATAGTTTTTTTGAGGTCGGAAAATGGTGATTTGTTCGTTGGGATTCGGAGGCCTAAGAGGGATATCTTATATTGTGGTGGCTCCTCCTATGGCGGTGGTGAAGGTGGTGGTTGTGGCGGTGGAGGGTTTGGTGCTTTTCTGAGGAATGATGAGAACAGAATGGTTCGAAGTTTCGAGGGGATGGGGTCTAACaatagtagtagtagtaataaTGAGAAAATGAGAGCGGAATCTGTTGTGGAAGCTGCTAATCTTGCTGCTAATGGTAGACCATTTGAGGTGGTTTATTATCCTAGAGCAAGTACACCGGAGTTCTTTGTTAAAACGGGAGCGGTAAGGGCGGCGATGCAAGTTCAATGGTGTCCTGGAATGAGATTTAAGATGGCTTTCGAGACTGAGGATTCTTCTCGCATCAGCTGGTTTATGGGGACTGTATCTTCTGTTCTTGTTCTTGATCCTATCCATTGGCCTAACTCGCCTTGGCGCCTTCTTCAG GTAGCATGGGACGAGCCGGATTTACTCCAGAATGTGAAGAGGGTGAATCCATGGTCAGTTGAGTCAGTGCCAAACATGCCACCAATCCATATGTCACCATTTTCGCCTCCTAGAAAGAAGCCAAGGCTTCATCAAGTTCCAGATCAAATCCCATTTGCTGACCATCTTCCAATTCCGACCTTTCCTAGTAGACTCTACGGCCCTAACGGGTCCGGGCCCGGATCCTTATTTGGTTTCGCAGAGGTCGTCCCTGCAGGCATACAGGGAGCCAGGCATGCTAACTTCAGACAATTCTTGTCAGATCATATAATAAACAACAAAGTAAATTACTCTAGTCTTCTCTCTAATGGACCCGACCTGAAATTCCACCATGGTAGCAGCTTCTCATCGAAAAAGCCGATAGTCAGGGAAAACCTTTCATCTTTCTTAACAATGGCAACAACTCTCCAAGAAGAAACTCCCAAGGAAAATGATACAATGACACCTAAATTCATGCTGTTTGGGAAACCAATTCTAACCCAGCAGCAAATTTCAGAAAGTTGTTCCAGTGATTCAGCAAAAACTGGTTCAAACTCATCTGATCATGATAATTGTAACGATACATCAATGAACAGATCTTCATCTTCTGGTGGGGAATTTCCCAGTTTGGATTCAGATGCGGGCAGAAGTCTCAGCCTTTCGGGCTTAAGTTCATGTGATGGTTTGTATAAGAAGATCGCACAACATGTTTGGCAGGGAAAGATCCTAGAAGCCGAGCAATGTGCTCTTTAA